In bacterium, the sequence TTCATCAGTCGATCTCGCCACACCTTGGCAAGTATCGATGCTGCGCCAATCTGCCAATGGGTAGCATCTCCCTTGATAATCGACGTATAGGAAAGAGATGTTTCGAGTCTCATATTCCCGTCTACTAGGTTTTCCTCAGCCTGCAAGTAGCTCATAGCCCTTGTCATCGCATGTCGCGTTGCTTCTAAAATATTAAGACGGTCAATAGTTTGGGGGCCAACGGCAATCAGGACCCACTTGTCGGCTTTCTCTAGAATTTCAAATACCAATTGTTCACGCTTTTTTTCGGTCAAACTTTTTGAGTCAGTAAATTGAGGATAAGACACAGTACTGGTAAAGCAGGTGGCTCCTACCACTACAGGCCCAGCAATAGGCCCCCTTCCAACTTCATCGATGCCAGCGATTGTCACCATCTATCTTCTGCTATCCTTATTTCGCAAGCCAAGGTTTGCAACTTTCGTTCCTCCAATGATCCGCGCTCCAAGATAAAGAATTATCGGATACAAAAAAAGTCGCACAAGAAATCGCGGCAACCATGCTTCAACCACGGGGTGTCGCAAAAAAGGGTCTGCCATGCCACCTT encodes:
- a CDS encoding ribonuclease HII, which encodes MVTIAGIDEVGRGPIAGPVVVGATCFTSTVSYPQFTDSKSLTEKKREQLVFEILEKADKWVLIAVGPQTIDRLNILEATRHAMTRAMSYLQAEENLVDGNMRLETSLSYTSIIKGDATHWQIGAASILAKVWRDRLMKSYDTIFTGYDFKKHKGYPTPVHKKALIKHGPSPIHRFSYRTVSQLGGEIQRALLTSNSDELLIASEKDDYFFTPPPEGFSEYS